ATCACCGTTTAAAATTTCTGCAAGTGGTGCAAGAAATAATGCAGGGCTACCGATAACAGTCTCTACAAGATCAGCAGATGGTGCTTTTCCTTTTACTGCTTCAGCAAAAGCTTTCGCTTCAGCTAAAGTTTTATTCATTTTCCAGTTACCAGCAATAATTGGTTTACGTGACATGAGTCCACCTCTATAAGTTTTTATTTGGTGGTAGAACGGATTGCCCTACCTACCATGCACTACTATTTTATCATAAAATGGTAAAATATTCACAAAAAAATCTCAGCATAGCCTTTATTTTCAACAAAATCCCTTTGTAACCGTTTACTTTTCTATAATCGTTTTTAGTAACGTCACTTCCACCTAGCTCGTCATTCAATAACCCAATAAAAAACGCCTATCTATCAACTTTTTGACTGTATGTTTACCCTGCTATCGCTACTCACTAACCTATTTATTTTATCATTTTGCTATAATAATCTCATGGATAAAAAACAAATTGGGCTGACACTCAAGCAACAACGTAAGCGCTTAGGATGGACACAAAAAGAACTTGCAAAAGGCATTTGCTCACAAGCCTTGTTGTCACACTTGGAAGCTGGTGACTACATGCCAGCTGCTCATATATTCATCGCCCTTTATCAAAAGCTGGGTCTCACAGAGAGTCTGATGACCCTGGAAACTTATTTTCCTATATCAAACACACCTGCTTTAAATGATAAGTGTGAGTTACTTTGTCGCGCACATCACTATGCTGCCTTAAAAACTTTCTTACTAGCTGATGAAACGATCGACACGATTAGGGATACCGATTTCCAGGCCTACTATTATTATTTAGGCGTAGCCCAAATCCAGCTTGGAGACCCCCTTGCTGCCAAAGTCCATCTCAAATTAGCGCTTGCAGAAACAGAGAAAGTAACAGCTATTTCAAGACTGAGTCTCGCCTGTTTAGGTGGGATTGCGGCACAAGCACAGCAGGTCAAACAGGCAACTGACTATTTTGATCAGGCCTTTGATTTGTTGAATGAGACAGCTGATTCACGCTATGATGAAAACGTCAATGCCCTATTTTATATCAAGGCCTACAGTCAAAAGTTATTGAAGCAAAATACAGATGCGCTTAACACGCTTGAAGAGGGCATCACATTTTCAGCTAACCATCACTCACACTATATGATCAGTAACTTTTATTACTTGGCGGCCCTACTCGTTGATGCCGATATCAGCAAGCAATATCAGCATAATAGTCAACTTTTTGAAGCCCTTTATCATGAAAAAGTTTTTGATAACATCTAAAAGATAAGGATACTTATTTTCTTTTTGCGCCATTTTTTTATATCATGATCACATGGAAAAGAAAATTATCGTCATTTTAGGTGGCACCTCTGGGGTCGGTAAAGCGATCGCACAGAGTTTTAACAAAGATGAAGCACACGTAATCATCGTTGGTCGAAGTGAAATAAAGGCTCAAGCGATTATCTCTCAAGCACAAGCTCATATTGACTTTGTGGGTGGAGACTTGACAGATTTTCAGGCTCAGCAAGATGTGGTGAATCAGATTGGCAGATATGTTGATCATGTGGACGTCTTGATCGATACCTTCGGTGTTTTCCCAAACACACCACAAGTCAATATTCGGCAAAACCTACAAGTGCATGCAGAGGTCATTCAGTTACTTATACCACTATTAGCCAAGAGCAAACAAGCACGCCTTGCTTTAGTAACTGGCCATCAACTGGCTATCAAGCTATCACCAATTTGTGAAAGACAAGACAATACCATAGCGCGTGGCATTTGGGAGATCACGCATAAAACCTTACTCATGACCTTATTAGCAGCAGTACTATCATCCAAAAATATGATGGCAAATAGTTTTTATCCTGGTGAGGTACAGAGTGAGCTGATGAGCTGGACTAAAAATTTAAGCAACCAAACTGTCTCTGTTGGTCGTTTCCTAGCCTTATCAGATACATTAGATGATGTCACAGGTAAAATGTTCGACCAGTTTGGTCAAGAAATTAGTTTGCCTCAACCCTATCATGCAAGCAATAGTAAAGCCATCTTAGCACCATATTTTCGAGATAGTCCCACCATCTTTTTTGACTGAAACTGAGTAGATATCACTTTTGGCTTAAACATGATAAACTATGAGTAGTTGACATTTTTGCCAACTGGTGTTGATCGACTAAAGGGGATGCTTTTTAGTGGATCAACGCATCATTACCTACTAGAAAAGTGAGATAGTTATGTCGTTCAGTACCTTTTTAAATTTGGTTGAGATTAAAACGAAACTCGCCAGTTTCTTCCCATTTATGATTGGTGTCTTATTCTCCATCAGCTATTTTGGCCAGATACACTGGATCAATACCTTGATATTTTTCTGTGGTATGCTTAGTTTTGATATGGCGACCACAGCCATTAACAACTATATGGACTTCAAAAAAGCCAAATCTGATGTTTATAAGTATGAGGAAAATATTATCGGTCAACTTGACCTTTCCTTGAGGCTCATTCGGTGGCTTATCTTTGCCATGATTGCCTTTACTTTGGTTACTGGTCTCTACCTAACGACTCAAGCTGGCTGGTTATTTATGCTAATTGGTGGCATGTGTTGCTTTATCGGAATTTTTTATACCTATGGGCCAATCCCCTTATCCAGAATGCCTTTAGGCGAGTTATTCAGTGGTTTTACCATGGGACTGGGGATTTTCTTATTAGTCCTTTGTGTGAATGTCACACACAAGCCACCATTTTATTTACAAGTCAATTTCAGAACTGGTCTGTTTCATCTAGACGGTAATATCTGGTCGATTACTGCAGTTATACTTGCGGCCCTCCCGCTCATTGCCTCAATCGCTAACGTCATGCTAGCCAATAATTTGCGAGATCTGGACTTAGATATCCAGAATCATCGCTATACCTTAATTTATTATATAGGCCGCCCCATGGGCATTAACCTGTTTAAGGCTTTGGCAATGCTGGGTTACCTGACACTAATTATCGGTATGATCAGCGGTATCTATCATTGGCCTGTTCTAATCACCTTTGTGTCAATGCCACTTGTCTGGAAAAATTGCCTACAATTCCAAAAAGTGCTACCACATCCTAGAAGTTTTGGCTATGCCATCAAGAATTTAGTTGTCTTTAATGCCTGCTATGGGTTGGCACTCTTGATTAGTATCCTCATCTATCGATAACCTGATACAGACGCCTTAAAGGGCATAGCTTAAGGCATTTATAAAAATAACGACTAAAAAACCAGTTATCAAGCCGATAGCTGGTTTTTGGATACTAGTTTACTTTTATCTGTCGTGATTAACTCGTGCCTTATAAGGCGGTAATACTGGCCTCAAGTGCCTTAACTAAGCTCATATCTTCAAGGCCTGTTACTGCTTTAATCACTGACTGTAGTGGTTCTGTCGTAAGCCGATTTTGTAGGTCAACGGCTTGTTCATCGGCCGCATCCTTGTACTTGAAAATTTTAGCTGCTGTCGACAAGTGACTGGCAAATGATAGGTTGCGGTCATTTAATTCTCTAATTGGTCTGATGAACCGTTCATTGTAACCCAATTTTCGGATTGGTGTCCTTGCAACTCGGCTGATATCATCCGATAAATGCGGGTTAACAAAACGGCCACGAATTTTTTCATGATAGGCAAGGAGTTCTGTTTCATCGAACAACTCCCATTTTGCAAGTAAGAGATCCCGGGTCTCTTTTTGCGTATTGATAAGCGCTGTCATCACCCGCTCATCTTGTAAGGCAGTATCAATCGTCTTATAGCCATAGTAAAACCCATTATAAGCAACGGTCGCATGGCCTGTATTGACAGAAAATAATTTACGTTCGATAAACGGTTCTAGGTCACTTGCATAATGAACACCTTTTAGATGAATCACCGTATTTCTCATTTGACTTTCATCAATGACCCATTCACTAAATGGTTCTACAACCACGAACAATGGATCGACATGTGTTTGACCAGGTACGATTCTGTCAACCGCAGCATTAGGAAAACCAACGTAGGTATCAACATAGGCTATATCAGCCTCACTTAGAAACGGTAGGACTTTGGTTTTTAGAAAGTCCGACCCACCTATCATATTTTCACAAGCAATAAAATCAATCGGCGCAGTAATTTTTGCTAACTTCCTGGCTTGAATCCCCTTTGCAATCAGCTCAGCGATGAATGGCAAGATGTTCGGACCAATCGCCGTTGTCACAATATGAGCTGCTTTAATTGCCTGAACAACAGCTTCAGGATCTTTACCATTATTAATACCAGATACATGATTAATCGGGATACGTGTTGCTGCATCTTCTGCTAGTTCAATTTCATAACTACCACGGGCATTCAAAGCATCGATGACAGTTTCATTGACATCTACAAATGTCACCTCAAAATCATTGTCATGAAGCACTTCCCCTATAAACCCTCGTCCGATATTCCCTGCGCCAAAATGTACTGCTTTTTTCATCTTATTTCCTTTCAAATTACGATGGTTTATCTTGAGTTAACACGGTGGCTTAAGCACATCATGCTTGATAAGCTATCTATTTTGCTAAAAAACGGCTGACTATGTTACCTATACTTCAACCGAATTCAACAAATCTGCTATTTCATCCGCTGTTTGTGCATCTGCAAGTTTGACAACATTATCAACATCTGCACAAAAGATAGAAATTTTTTGAATCAATTCTAAATGCTCATTTCCGACACCTGCAATGCCAAAGAGGACTGTTGCAATTTTAGGATCTGCTGCATCTCCAAAGTTCACACCACGAGGGACTTGTACGATAGTAATCCCTGTTTTAAGCACTTCTTTTTTAGCCGCATCTGTGCCATGTGGAATCGCAATGAAATTCCCCATATAAACAGATAACTCTTGATTGCGTTCCAGCATTGCTGGTAGATAATCAGCGGTAACATAACCACCAGCTAAGAGCTGTTCCCCACAAAAGGTTATGGCTTCCTCTTTTGTTGTAAATGTCTGTCCTAGTTTAATCAGATTTTTTTGAATGTCCATTTTTCACCTCTATCATTAGCTTACGTCCTTATGGTTTAATTGTAACCGCTTCCCAAAACTCTGTAAATAAAAGCCTTGTCACAAAAAAACGTGACAAGGCTTACCCTTATTTATCATATTTTGCAAAACTATCATTAATAATTTTGCTAAGTAACTCATAGATAATTTGAAAGTTACCAGAGCTATAGATGACCGTATAGAGGGTGTTCTCAATGATAGAACTAGAAATTTTCCCTAGCATATAATTATAAATCTCATCTAGTGTTTGTGGTGCTGTCAAAAATAGAATGCGACTTGCTGACATCACTTGCTTATCCATTCCCATCACCTCAATCTCATGAGTGAGATCAAAAATTTTAAACTCTGGTCGTTTAACACGATCAGAAACACCATGAATCAAGGCGAGATTGGTCTTAGGAATACCAAATGACGTCCGTTTAAAGCGGTCTAACAATTCCCAGTCAATCAGCTCATCATGCTGCATCAACTCATAAATCGTTTCATCAAAATCACCTGTGTTGTCAAGTTTAGCTAAGCTAAAGTTTTGTAAAATGACCTGACTTTTGACAAAGAAATCTTGAAAATCTAGGCTATTCTCAGTTGTACCTTCTGAAAAATCTCTAGGCTTGCTTTGATTTCTAATCAAGCGAATGGCATGTGTAATCTCTGATATATTAGACAGAGCAAGGCTAGCAGCAATCTTGATTAACTTGTCCCCTATCTGATATATGCCATCTAATTTCTCAGTCGTAAATACTATATCAAAATGTGCAAACATATCATCCACTACCTGGCTAACTTGTACAATCTTGATTGACGTAATAAAGGGAAACTGTGTTTGAAGATTACGCGCTAAAAATTCCATTGATACGAGACCGCGACTGGTTATGAGGAGTGCGTTCATCGGAAAAACACGGTTAGAACTTTCCAGAGTTGAAACAAAGTGTAGGGTTACCAACGCAATTTCTTGATTGGCAAACTTTTTTTCAAAGACAGCGACTAAGGTTTCACCCACATACTGAAATAAGGTTAGATGCTCATCTTGCATCCGTGAAATCAGCTCATTTTTGTCATCCGAAAAAAGTTGAGGTAAAGTGAAACTACTTCGAAGATGGGTGTTAAGCAGAGCAAAAATCTTGTCATCCCGACTAAAATTTAGGCCACTTTTACTACCAACATCTTCAATCAGTTGCCGTACTTTATATGAAAAACTAGTATCATATTTTTCATTGAACAGAAAATTCCCACCTTTATCAAAATGCAGGACATCAGTCATATTGGCCAGATAAATAATCTCTTGTAGATTAATCCTAGCCTGATCCAGATTTTGCACAATCCTCGTTACAAAATCAAGTGCATCCTTTGAGGGATGAAAATGATAATGATTCTCAATCATGTGGCCTTGACTGATCCTTTCCAGTGTCACGATAAAAAAGAGACGTAGCACACCCTGTGTCCGATCGGAAATGTTGACTATTTTTGATCGTTGAAAAGCTTGCGTGACCCGTTCAAAATTGGCTTGATCAAAGAGCTGGGCTATTTTATTATTGGCGTAAATGGCGGCAGTAAATTTAAAGATATCACTTGTAGGTAAATTACTGACAAGACTTGATACGAGTAGGGTTCTCTTGCTATATTCACTTGCGATCACCTCTAGACCTCCCTCACGAACAAGTCCAGCTCCAGTAAATGCTAGATTCTCTTCAATGACCTTGATGTCATTTGTAGCCGTTGGTTGACTAATTGCAAAACGATCCATCAAAGTCGTCAATTTACCTTGCTCAAAAATCAGTAAAATAAGCTCCAAAAAATGACGTTCCGTCTGACTGAACACGTCAACAACACGGCGATCAATCAGCTGTGATAGATCACCTGTCAACTGATAAAAATTATCTGTTTTTATCAAGTTTACTTGATATTTTGGTAAAAATTGTTGTAAATTTTGCAAGTCCCTGTAAAGTGTTCGACGACTCACACCAACTACTTCAAGTAGTTCAGTAATACTTACCTTACCTTTCTTGACGATTTCATTAATAATCTCTTGTTCACGATTTGTTACTAACATACTAACTCCTTGAATTCTTATGCAATCATTCACTAAAATTGTAGGAGGTCAGGCGTTGTTCCCCTCCAATACTCGACAAAAACCCGCAAAAGCGGGTACTTGTCGTGTTACTAGGCTTAGCGGTATTAGTTTGTTTTATCAAAAACTAACTAATAACTCATCACTTCCTCATTCTTGCCACCATTTTATCATACTCATGTGTGGTAATCAAACTATCTACACTCAGGTATTGCGCATTTGGTGCATATTGTTTTGCAGTATCTAAATTGTCTTGGGTGACAACAACAACTATATTGGCTGCATTATATGCAGATAATGCTAAGAACTCAACATCTGAAACAGGAATTTTTACACCATTATTTTTGAAGATGGCATTAATCGTTTCTTTACCCATGGTCGCACTACCAACAGATGTAGCATCATGTGCAAAGACAACTTCATCAATCAAGTTTAAGTCAATCTCATTACTAGTTTCAACTGCTGCAGTTACAACCTGACCATGTGTGTTACTGCCAGTTAAACTGGCAATGATAGCCTCATATTTAGGTGAATTTAAGAAGTTGGATACGGCAACTCGTGTTGAACTTGGTGCCATTTGTGCTGCACGCGGGGCAAGTTCTTCTTGTGTCACAACCAGTGTATCGGCTGCATCTGTTAAATTAGCGATAGCACGGTTTGTGACATCTAAATTGAGACCTGCTTTTTTGACCTTATCGCGTAGGATTGAAGCACCCATCGCTGATGAGCCCATACCTGCATCACAGGCAAAGATGATGTGTTTAATATTAGTTGCAACAATCGCCGTTTCAGTTGATACTTGAGCTTGTCCTTTGGCAACAGCTTTATTTGAAGCAAGTTCTGCTTGAGCTGACTCCAGTGCTGAATCATCAACCATTGATTTGTCATTTTTAAGAATTAATGCAGCGACTAAGAAGGAAACAATCGCGGCTGAAATAACACCTGCAAGAACGGCCGCAAAGCTACCAATCCCTTTTGGTGTCATCGATAGAATCGCAATAATTGATCCCGGAGACGCAGGTGCTTTAAGGCCACTGCCTAACATGTTATTTACGAAAGTACCCGTCACACCACCGGCCATAACCGCACCAAATAAAGCAGGTTTCATCATGACATAAGGGAAATAAATTTCATGAATCCCACCGATAAAGTGGATGATAATCGCACCAGGTGCGGTTGCTTTTGCCGATCCTTTACCAAAGAACCAGAAAGCGAAGAGTACGCCAAGACCAGGGCCAGGATTCGCTTCAAGTAAGAAGAGTAGAGATTTACCAGTTTTTAAGACTTGTTCAGTCCCAAGTGGTGTTAGGATACCATGGTTGATGGCATTATTTAGGAAGAGAATTTTTGCAGGTTCAATAAATAAGTTAGCGAGTGGAATTAAATGATTTGAAATGAGAAAATCAACCCCATGTGCCATCACTTTTGTCAATGCTTCAATGACTGGTCCAACAACTTTATTGGCAATAAGTGCCATGGCAAACCCAATCAAACCAGCTGAAAAGTTATTAACCAACATTTCAAGTCCTGCTTTAACTTTAGGCTGTGCCCACTCGTCAAATTTCTTGATTACCCAAGCACCAAGTGGCCCTAAAATCATAGCTGCTAAAATCATTGGGACGTCTGTCCCTCTACTTGCAACGGCATCTTTAAAATTATTTACAAAGTTAGCACTTGATGGATCCATGCCTGAGACAGTATTTAAAAACGGAATTGATCCTTGGGTAGCAACGATTGCACCCATTGTTGCAATCGCACCAACGACACCACCACGATGGTCATAGACATTTTTACCACCCGTATACCCGATCATAATCGGAATCAGATAGGCAAGCATTGGCCCAACTAGCAAAGCAAATTGTGGGTTGGGTAGCCAACCATCCCCAATAAATAAAGTTGTGATAACCCCCCATGCAATTAGAATAGGAATATTAGGCATCACCATGCTTGACAAAGCAGATCCGATACGTTGTACCGCTACTTTTAAGCTAAATTTAGCTTTTTCTTCGTTCATATTATTCTCCTTGTGAACATTTTTTCAGGATAGCTTGTCGCTTATATTTATAAATAAAAATGACAGGTTGTTGATTTAAGTTATCCTTACTTCACACCTCAATTGTAACCGTTTGCAAAACAAAGGTAAATAAAAGCCTTGACACACTATTTTGTGTCAAGACTTTTTCCCTTGTAAAATTTGGACATGGATGGTTGCTACTTGTGGTGGATTTTGGGCAATCCTTGCCTTTTCTGATGCAGAAACTTGCCATTCTAGTGGACTCATAGACAAAAAAGCGTCTCGTAACTGCGGTGGGAGTTCAAATGTATATTTGACTTCCTTTTGTGTATAATCTGGAAAGTTTTCAGCAAATTTATGGATGACCTCCTGATTATCATAATCAACTGCCATGCCAAATGCCGTCCGTAATTCTTGCAAGTAATACCGGTCTGGAATCACTTTAATCACTTGTCCATCATCTGCTAAAACACGCTTAAATTCTCGATAATTTGACGGGGTAAAGATATTTAAGACAGTCCCCATGGCCTGATCTGAAAAAGGTAAATTGGTCAAATCAGCCAAACTAAAGAAGGCCTCTAGTTCTGTATACTCACTCGCCATATTGATCCCATCACGCGCGATATCAAAGCCAAACTTACTGCCCGAAACGCTTAATAGATTTAAAAAGCTACCTTCACCACTACCGACATCTAATAGATTCCCTGAAGTTAATCTATTTTGAATTTCAGCTAAGACAGGCGCATACATCCCTGCTTGTATCAATTGCCTACGTGGTTCAAACATGGCTCTGGTATAGTGGGTCGTATCTGGTTTGATTGTTAAGAAGTTAATACTTCCTTTTTTATTCAGGTTATATGTATGACCTGCCTCACAGATGAGCGCATAGTCGTCAAGTTTAACTGATGCGTGACAAATCGGACAGCGCAGTGAGGGCGTATTTTTTGCTAAGTATTGCGCAGCTTTATCAATTTTTTTCAGCATCATTTTTCCAGTCTTGTGATTTTTAATAGTAAACGTCAGGTGAGATACTAAAAAATAAAACTTGCTTACTTATTTTATCTACCGTTTACACTATCCTTTATTATAGCATAGGATATGGTATAATAAAAAGATAACTTAATCAAAACAAAATGGAGAAAATATGTTAATCAGAGAATTTTGTGCAGAGAATTTCACCGATATCCCTCGTGTGACCGCTGCTGGGGTTGAACGCATCGAGCTATGTGATAACCTTGCCCAAGGTGGGACAACACCTAGTTATGGTGTGATCAAAGAAACAGCCGACTACCTTAGTGAACGTAAAACGACATTTGCGACCATGATTCGCCCACGTGGTGGTGATTTTGTCTACCATTCTATCGAAGTTCGTATCATGGAAACAGACATTCTAAAGGCGTTAGAAGCTGGTACCAACGAATTAGTCTTTGGTGCTTTAACTCCTGAAAATGAATTAGATATCGACGTCCTAGAAACACTGATGATTGCCAGTCAAGGCCTACCAGTTACTTTCCACATGGCCTTTGATGCCATCCCTTATGAGCAACAAAAAACTGCGCTTGACACCTTAGTAGAGCTTGGATTTGATAAGATTCTGATGCATGGTGATAGCCTAGATAAACCAGTTAACACCGAGCACATCGCTGAATTAGTCAAGCACGCATCAGGTCGCATTCAAATCCTCGCAGGCGGTGGCGTTTCAGCTGAAACTGCCCAAGCTGTAGCTGATTTGACTGGTAGCCAATATGTCCATGGGACAAGAATTATATCTTATTAACCAAAAAAGCTTAGATTTCAGATGAAATCTAAGCTTTTTTTATAATTAACTGATTAAGTCAATTTCACCAAGTGTTTTTCTGAAATCGCTTTGACTTTTTCAACACGGCGAATATATTTTTCTTCTGCAAGGAAATCTGTTGTCATCCATGTATTCACGATGTCCAAGGCGATAGCTGATCCGATGATTTTACCACCTAAACAAAGGACATTACTGTCCGTATGTTGGCGCGCCAGTTTTGCGCAAAATGGATCTTGGCACACAACTGCATCAATGCCGTAGATCCGGTTAGCAATCAAGGCTGACCCATACCCTACACCATCAACAAAGATACCCCGAACATTTTCTTGACTCACTTTAAGAGCGGCCGGATAAACAAAATCTGATAAATCTACTGCCGTTGTATCGTAAGGTCCCATATCTTCGACCTCATGACCCATTTCTGTCAATAACGCTTTTATTTCTAATTTTAATGCAACGCCAGCATGGTCACTCGCCA
The DNA window shown above is from Lactococcus paracarnosus and carries:
- a CDS encoding PTS sugar transporter subunit IIA, with product MDIQKNLIKLGQTFTTKEEAITFCGEQLLAGGYVTADYLPAMLERNQELSVYMGNFIAIPHGTDAAKKEVLKTGITIVQVPRGVNFGDAADPKIATVLFGIAGVGNEHLELIQKISIFCADVDNVVKLADAQTADEIADLLNSVEV
- a CDS encoding copper homeostasis protein CutC, yielding MLIREFCAENFTDIPRVTAAGVERIELCDNLAQGGTTPSYGVIKETADYLSERKTTFATMIRPRGGDFVYHSIEVRIMETDILKALEAGTNELVFGALTPENELDIDVLETLMIASQGLPVTFHMAFDAIPYEQQKTALDTLVELGFDKILMHGDSLDKPVNTEHIAELVKHASGRIQILAGGGVSAETAQAVADLTGSQYVHGTRIISY
- a CDS encoding SDR family NAD(P)-dependent oxidoreductase, encoding MEKKIIVILGGTSGVGKAIAQSFNKDEAHVIIVGRSEIKAQAIISQAQAHIDFVGGDLTDFQAQQDVVNQIGRYVDHVDVLIDTFGVFPNTPQVNIRQNLQVHAEVIQLLIPLLAKSKQARLALVTGHQLAIKLSPICERQDNTIARGIWEITHKTLLMTLLAAVLSSKNMMANSFYPGEVQSELMSWTKNLSNQTVSVGRFLALSDTLDDVTGKMFDQFGQEISLPQPYHASNSKAILAPYFRDSPTIFFD
- a CDS encoding BglG family transcription antiterminator, which translates into the protein MLVTNREQEIINEIVKKGKVSITELLEVVGVSRRTLYRDLQNLQQFLPKYQVNLIKTDNFYQLTGDLSQLIDRRVVDVFSQTERHFLELILLIFEQGKLTTLMDRFAISQPTATNDIKVIEENLAFTGAGLVREGGLEVIASEYSKRTLLVSSLVSNLPTSDIFKFTAAIYANNKIAQLFDQANFERVTQAFQRSKIVNISDRTQGVLRLFFIVTLERISQGHMIENHYHFHPSKDALDFVTRIVQNLDQARINLQEIIYLANMTDVLHFDKGGNFLFNEKYDTSFSYKVRQLIEDVGSKSGLNFSRDDKIFALLNTHLRSSFTLPQLFSDDKNELISRMQDEHLTLFQYVGETLVAVFEKKFANQEIALVTLHFVSTLESSNRVFPMNALLITSRGLVSMEFLARNLQTQFPFITSIKIVQVSQVVDDMFAHFDIVFTTEKLDGIYQIGDKLIKIAASLALSNISEITHAIRLIRNQSKPRDFSEGTTENSLDFQDFFVKSQVILQNFSLAKLDNTGDFDETIYELMQHDELIDWELLDRFKRTSFGIPKTNLALIHGVSDRVKRPEFKIFDLTHEIEVMGMDKQVMSASRILFLTAPQTLDEIYNYMLGKISSSIIENTLYTVIYSSGNFQIIYELLSKIINDSFAKYDK
- a CDS encoding PTS transporter subunit EIIC yields the protein MNEEKAKFSLKVAVQRIGSALSSMVMPNIPILIAWGVITTLFIGDGWLPNPQFALLVGPMLAYLIPIMIGYTGGKNVYDHRGGVVGAIATMGAIVATQGSIPFLNTVSGMDPSSANFVNNFKDAVASRGTDVPMILAAMILGPLGAWVIKKFDEWAQPKVKAGLEMLVNNFSAGLIGFAMALIANKVVGPVIEALTKVMAHGVDFLISNHLIPLANLFIEPAKILFLNNAINHGILTPLGTEQVLKTGKSLLFLLEANPGPGLGVLFAFWFFGKGSAKATAPGAIIIHFIGGIHEIYFPYVMMKPALFGAVMAGGVTGTFVNNMLGSGLKAPASPGSIIAILSMTPKGIGSFAAVLAGVISAAIVSFLVAALILKNDKSMVDDSALESAQAELASNKAVAKGQAQVSTETAIVATNIKHIIFACDAGMGSSAMGASILRDKVKKAGLNLDVTNRAIANLTDAADTLVVTQEELAPRAAQMAPSSTRVAVSNFLNSPKYEAIIASLTGSNTHGQVVTAAVETSNEIDLNLIDEVVFAHDATSVGSATMGKETINAIFKNNGVKIPVSDVEFLALSAYNAANIVVVVTQDNLDTAKQYAPNAQYLSVDSLITTHEYDKMVARMRK
- a CDS encoding putative RNA methyltransferase; protein product: MLKKIDKAAQYLAKNTPSLRCPICHASVKLDDYALICEAGHTYNLNKKGSINFLTIKPDTTHYTRAMFEPRRQLIQAGMYAPVLAEIQNRLTSGNLLDVGSGEGSFLNLLSVSGSKFGFDIARDGINMASEYTELEAFFSLADLTNLPFSDQAMGTVLNIFTPSNYREFKRVLADDGQVIKVIPDRYYLQELRTAFGMAVDYDNQEVIHKFAENFPDYTQKEVKYTFELPPQLRDAFLSMSPLEWQVSASEKARIAQNPPQVATIHVQILQGKKS
- a CDS encoding RpiB/LacA/LacB family sugar-phosphate isomerase: MKIIMASDHAGVALKLEIKALLTEMGHEVEDMGPYDTTAVDLSDFVYPAALKVSQENVRGIFVDGVGYGSALIANRIYGIDAVVCQDPFCAKLARQHTDSNVLCLGGKIIGSAIALDIVNTWMTTDFLAEEKYIRRVEKVKAISEKHLVKLT
- a CDS encoding helix-turn-helix domain-containing protein; its protein translation is MDKKQIGLTLKQQRKRLGWTQKELAKGICSQALLSHLEAGDYMPAAHIFIALYQKLGLTESLMTLETYFPISNTPALNDKCELLCRAHHYAALKTFLLADETIDTIRDTDFQAYYYYLGVAQIQLGDPLAAKVHLKLALAETEKVTAISRLSLACLGGIAAQAQQVKQATDYFDQAFDLLNETADSRYDENVNALFYIKAYSQKLLKQNTDALNTLEEGITFSANHHSHYMISNFYYLAALLVDADISKQYQHNSQLFEALYHEKVFDNI
- the menA gene encoding 1,4-dihydroxy-2-naphthoate polyprenyltransferase, translating into MSFSTFLNLVEIKTKLASFFPFMIGVLFSISYFGQIHWINTLIFFCGMLSFDMATTAINNYMDFKKAKSDVYKYEENIIGQLDLSLRLIRWLIFAMIAFTLVTGLYLTTQAGWLFMLIGGMCCFIGIFYTYGPIPLSRMPLGELFSGFTMGLGIFLLVLCVNVTHKPPFYLQVNFRTGLFHLDGNIWSITAVILAALPLIASIANVMLANNLRDLDLDIQNHRYTLIYYIGRPMGINLFKALAMLGYLTLIIGMISGIYHWPVLITFVSMPLVWKNCLQFQKVLPHPRSFGYAIKNLVVFNACYGLALLISILIYR
- a CDS encoding mannitol-1-phosphate 5-dehydrogenase; the encoded protein is MKKAVHFGAGNIGRGFIGEVLHDNDFEVTFVDVNETVIDALNARGSYEIELAEDAATRIPINHVSGINNGKDPEAVVQAIKAAHIVTTAIGPNILPFIAELIAKGIQARKLAKITAPIDFIACENMIGGSDFLKTKVLPFLSEADIAYVDTYVGFPNAAVDRIVPGQTHVDPLFVVVEPFSEWVIDESQMRNTVIHLKGVHYASDLEPFIERKLFSVNTGHATVAYNGFYYGYKTIDTALQDERVMTALINTQKETRDLLLAKWELFDETELLAYHEKIRGRFVNPHLSDDISRVARTPIRKLGYNERFIRPIRELNDRNLSFASHLSTAAKIFKYKDAADEQAVDLQNRLTTEPLQSVIKAVTGLEDMSLVKALEASITAL